The following proteins come from a genomic window of Pyxidicoccus sp. MSG2:
- the glgX gene encoding glycogen debranching protein GlgX, producing the protein MRRAEVLPGKPFPLGATFDGQGVNFAVFSEHAKKVEVCLFDPNEPSKETRRFPLLETNHHVWHGYAPGLQPGTLYGLRVHGPHEPKKGLRFNPAKLLVDPYARAIHGKVDYKAPIYGYPAPATGKDEDLVLDARDDAAGVPKAVVLTDAFDWEGDTLPRIPWHDTVVYELHVKGFTKLHPRVPEQLRGTYAGLAHPASIEHLKKVGVTAVELLPIHHIVDEPFLIQRGKVNYWGYNTLGYFAPDSRYSASGSRGEQVDEFKGMVKALHRAGIEVILDVVYNHTCEGNHHGPTLSFKGLDNGAYYRLTDKDPRYYMDVTGCGNSWNATHPYALKLITDSLRYWVEEMHVDGFRFDLATTLGRDRHGYDTRAAFFQIIHQDPVLSRVKLISEPWDVGDFGYQVGNFPVLWSEWNGKYRDTIRRYWKGDDRQAAEIGYRLTGSSDLYSLSGRKPTASVNFVTAHDGFTLHDLVTYNEKHNEANGEENRDGANDNHSWNCGVEGETNDAKINALREQQKRNFLATLFLSQGVPMLVGGDEMGRTQRGNNNAYCQDNELSWVNWELNETQRALLEFTSSMAKLRREQPVLHKRRFFRGAHMWDSELKDLAWFRPDGKEMKKDDWEKPYVRSLAFLLGGDAIATPDDEGNRIVGDTLLVLMNAHHEPISFLLPALEWGADWELVVDTAAAGESQRTHTPAGGKVQAAGRSVVVLRRPATE; encoded by the coding sequence ATGAGGCGGGCCGAGGTGCTTCCAGGGAAGCCGTTCCCCCTGGGCGCCACGTTTGACGGGCAGGGCGTCAACTTCGCGGTCTTCAGCGAGCATGCGAAGAAGGTGGAGGTCTGCCTCTTCGACCCGAATGAGCCCTCGAAGGAGACCCGCCGCTTCCCCCTGCTGGAGACGAACCACCACGTCTGGCATGGCTACGCGCCGGGGCTGCAGCCCGGGACGCTCTACGGCCTGCGCGTGCACGGCCCGCACGAGCCGAAGAAGGGCCTGCGCTTCAACCCCGCCAAGCTGCTGGTGGACCCGTACGCCCGGGCCATCCACGGCAAGGTGGACTACAAGGCCCCCATCTACGGCTACCCGGCCCCCGCGACGGGCAAGGACGAGGACCTCGTCCTGGATGCGCGGGACGACGCCGCGGGCGTGCCCAAGGCGGTGGTGCTGACGGACGCGTTCGACTGGGAAGGCGACACGCTGCCCCGCATCCCCTGGCACGACACCGTCGTCTACGAATTGCACGTCAAGGGCTTCACGAAGCTGCACCCGCGCGTGCCCGAGCAACTGCGCGGCACCTACGCGGGGCTGGCCCACCCGGCCAGCATCGAGCACCTCAAGAAGGTGGGCGTCACCGCGGTGGAGCTGCTGCCCATCCACCACATCGTGGACGAGCCCTTCCTCATCCAGCGCGGGAAGGTGAACTACTGGGGCTACAACACCCTGGGCTACTTCGCGCCGGACTCGCGCTACAGCGCGTCGGGCTCTCGCGGCGAGCAGGTGGACGAGTTCAAGGGCATGGTGAAGGCGCTCCACCGTGCCGGCATCGAGGTCATCCTCGACGTCGTCTACAACCACACCTGCGAGGGCAACCACCACGGCCCCACGCTGTCCTTCAAGGGCCTGGACAACGGCGCGTACTACCGGCTGACGGACAAGGACCCGCGCTACTACATGGACGTCACCGGGTGCGGCAACTCGTGGAATGCCACGCACCCGTACGCGCTGAAGCTCATCACCGACTCCCTGCGCTACTGGGTGGAGGAGATGCACGTGGACGGGTTCCGCTTCGACCTGGCCACCACGCTGGGCCGCGACAGGCACGGCTACGACACGCGCGCGGCCTTCTTTCAAATCATCCACCAGGACCCGGTGCTCAGCCGGGTGAAGCTCATCTCCGAGCCCTGGGACGTGGGCGACTTCGGCTACCAGGTGGGCAACTTCCCGGTGCTGTGGAGCGAGTGGAACGGGAAGTACCGCGACACGATTCGCCGCTACTGGAAGGGTGATGACCGGCAGGCGGCGGAGATTGGCTACCGGCTCACCGGCAGCTCGGACCTGTACTCGCTGTCGGGGCGCAAGCCGACGGCGAGCGTGAACTTCGTCACCGCGCATGACGGCTTCACGCTGCACGACCTCGTCACCTACAACGAGAAGCACAACGAGGCGAACGGCGAGGAGAACCGCGACGGCGCCAACGACAACCACTCCTGGAACTGCGGGGTGGAGGGCGAGACGAACGACGCGAAAATCAACGCCCTGCGCGAGCAGCAGAAGCGCAACTTCCTCGCCACGCTCTTCCTGTCCCAGGGCGTGCCCATGCTGGTGGGCGGCGACGAGATGGGCCGCACCCAGCGCGGCAACAACAACGCCTACTGCCAGGACAACGAGCTGTCCTGGGTGAACTGGGAATTGAACGAGACGCAGCGGGCGCTGCTGGAGTTCACCAGCAGCATGGCCAAGCTGCGGCGCGAGCAGCCGGTGCTGCACAAGCGGCGCTTCTTCCGTGGCGCCCACATGTGGGACAGCGAGCTGAAGGACCTCGCGTGGTTCCGGCCGGACGGCAAGGAGATGAAGAAGGACGACTGGGAGAAGCCCTACGTGCGCTCCCTGGCCTTCCTCCTGGGCGGAGACGCCATCGCCACGCCGGACGACGAGGGCAACCGGATTGTGGGGGACACGCTCCTGGTGCTGATGAATGCGCACCACGAGCCCATCAGCTTCCTGCTGCCGGCGCTCGAGTGGGGCGCCGACTGGGAACTGGTGGTGGACACGGCGGCGGCGGGGGAGTCCCAGCGCACGCACACGCCCGCGGGCGGCAAGGTGCAGGCGGCCGGACGCTCCGTGGTGGTGCTGCGGCGGCCGGCGACGGAGTAG
- the apaG gene encoding Co2+/Mg2+ efflux protein ApaG has protein sequence MSSSATTDGIRVTVKPAFWPERSAPESGQFAFMYTVEIANEGSAPAQLKSRHWFITDATGKVEEVKGEGVVGRQPSLEPGERFEYTSWAMLRTPFGTMRGTYDMVRPDGSRFEARIAEFALTLPNSLH, from the coding sequence ATGTCTTCCAGCGCCACCACCGACGGTATCCGCGTCACCGTGAAGCCCGCTTTCTGGCCGGAGCGCAGCGCTCCGGAGTCCGGGCAGTTCGCCTTCATGTACACGGTGGAGATCGCCAACGAGGGCAGCGCGCCCGCGCAGCTCAAGTCACGCCACTGGTTCATCACCGATGCCACCGGGAAGGTGGAGGAGGTGAAGGGCGAGGGCGTGGTGGGCCGCCAGCCCAGCCTGGAGCCCGGCGAGCGCTTCGAGTATACGAGCTGGGCGATGCTGCGCACGCCCTTCGGCACCATGCGCGGCACCTACGACATGGTGCGGCCGGACGGCTCCCGCTTCGAGGCCCGCATCGCCGAGTTCGCCCTCACGCTGCCCAACTCCCTGCACTGA
- a CDS encoding HAD family hydrolase: MPAKAAFFDVDGTLVKTNVVHVYAYYAMNRGSVLGIAGRTLSTAVSVPLFGVMDVVNRKTFNEFFYRYYAGLSEDRLVTIAQDMFEDVLQPALFEQSQDLIDQARRSGCKVVLVTGALDFTMRPLARHLGVDDMIANKMQFVGGKATGKVIPPIIEGANKANAIRAYCVKEGLALDQCHGYSDSASDYAMLAVVGRPTAVNPDMRLRSIARAYNWPILDLK, encoded by the coding sequence ATGCCCGCGAAAGCTGCCTTTTTCGATGTCGACGGGACGCTCGTGAAGACGAACGTCGTCCACGTCTACGCGTACTACGCGATGAACCGTGGCTCGGTCCTGGGCATCGCCGGAAGGACGCTGAGCACCGCCGTCAGCGTGCCCCTCTTCGGCGTCATGGACGTCGTCAACCGCAAGACGTTCAACGAGTTCTTCTACCGCTACTACGCGGGGTTGAGTGAAGACCGACTGGTCACCATCGCCCAGGACATGTTCGAGGACGTGCTGCAGCCGGCGCTCTTCGAGCAGTCCCAGGACCTCATCGACCAGGCCCGCCGCAGCGGGTGCAAGGTGGTGCTCGTCACCGGGGCGCTGGACTTCACCATGCGCCCGCTCGCCCGCCACCTGGGCGTGGACGACATGATCGCCAACAAGATGCAGTTCGTGGGCGGCAAGGCCACCGGCAAGGTGATTCCGCCCATCATCGAAGGCGCGAACAAGGCCAACGCCATCCGCGCCTACTGCGTGAAGGAGGGCCTGGCGCTGGACCAGTGCCACGGCTACTCCGACAGTGCCTCCGACTACGCGATGCTCGCGGTGGTGGGCCGTCCCACCGCGGTGAACCCGGACATGCGCCTGCGCTCCATCGCGCGCGCGTACAACTGGCCCATCCTCGACCTCAAGTAG
- a CDS encoding TerC family protein codes for MNTQVALWVGFNVFVLAMLAMDLGLFHRKEHVVTPKEAGIWTMVWITISLAFCAFIWRWFGPTEGLQWLTAYVVEYALSVDNLFVFLLVFSYFRVAPEHQHRVLFWGIIGAFIMRAVLIIAGAALVLRFHWLIYVFGAFLVYTAVKMLFSGDEEMDPEQKGIVKFARRVLPVSRQGEGSRFFLTEDGRRKVTPLFIVLLVVEATDLLFALDSIPAVLGISQNAFIIYTSNVCAILGLRSLFFVVASLMDKFHLLKLGLSAILAFVGVKMLITYFDIHIPIGLSLGVIGGILLAAIVASLIWPKAAEEEPGKP; via the coding sequence GTGAACACGCAAGTCGCGCTCTGGGTGGGTTTCAACGTCTTCGTCCTCGCGATGCTCGCGATGGACCTCGGCTTGTTCCACCGCAAGGAACATGTGGTGACGCCCAAGGAGGCGGGCATCTGGACGATGGTGTGGATCACCATCAGCCTCGCCTTCTGCGCCTTCATCTGGCGCTGGTTCGGCCCCACGGAAGGGCTCCAGTGGCTGACGGCGTACGTGGTGGAGTACGCGCTCTCCGTCGACAACCTCTTCGTCTTCCTGCTGGTGTTCAGCTACTTCCGGGTGGCGCCGGAGCACCAGCACCGGGTGCTCTTCTGGGGCATCATCGGCGCGTTCATCATGCGCGCGGTGCTCATCATCGCCGGCGCGGCGCTGGTGCTGCGCTTCCACTGGCTCATCTACGTCTTCGGCGCGTTCCTCGTCTACACCGCGGTGAAGATGCTCTTCTCCGGGGACGAGGAGATGGACCCGGAGCAGAAGGGCATCGTCAAGTTCGCCCGCCGCGTGCTGCCGGTGTCGCGCCAGGGTGAGGGCAGCCGCTTCTTCCTCACCGAGGACGGGCGGCGCAAGGTGACGCCGCTGTTCATCGTCCTGCTGGTGGTGGAGGCCACGGACCTGCTCTTCGCCCTGGACTCCATCCCCGCGGTGCTGGGCATCAGCCAGAACGCCTTCATCATCTACACGTCCAACGTGTGCGCGATTCTGGGCCTGCGCTCGCTGTTCTTCGTGGTGGCCAGCCTGATGGACAAGTTCCACCTGCTGAAGCTGGGCCTGAGCGCGATTCTCGCCTTCGTCGGCGTGAAGATGCTGATTACGTACTTCGACATCCACATCCCCATCGGCCTGTCGCTGGGCGTGATTGGCGGCATCCTGCTGGCGGCGATTGTCGCCTCGCTCATCTGGCCCAAGGCAGCCGAGGAAGAGCCTGGGAAGCCCTGA
- a CDS encoding SWIB/MDM2 domain-containing protein, producing the protein MAAKKAAAKKAPAAKKTAGAKRKPNASFMKEMTPSAALAEIVGPKPLPRTEVVKKLWAYIKKQGLQDAKNKRQINADDKLKPIFGGKKNVTMFEMTALVNKQLS; encoded by the coding sequence ATGGCCGCCAAGAAAGCTGCTGCGAAGAAGGCTCCCGCCGCCAAGAAGACCGCTGGTGCGAAGCGCAAGCCGAACGCGTCGTTCATGAAGGAGATGACCCCTTCTGCCGCGCTCGCTGAGATCGTTGGCCCCAAGCCGCTGCCTCGGACCGAGGTCGTCAAGAAGCTCTGGGCCTACATCAAGAAGCAGGGCCTCCAGGACGCCAAGAACAAGCGGCAGATCAACGCCGACGACAAGCTGAAGCCCATCTTCGGTGGCAAGAAGAACGTCACCATGTTCGAGATGACCGCGCTGGTGAACAAGCAGCTGAGCTGA
- the hemH gene encoding ferrochelatase, protein MATPGAKRGLLLVNLGTPDAPETGPVRRYLREFLSDPRVVDIHPVGRWLLLNLIILPVRPAKSAEAYRKVWTEQGSPLLVFSRDLTTAVSERLKDEYEVALAMRYGNPSIPDAVAALRARGVSDFTVLPLYPHEAASSSASSLARIYEVMAQSWDVPNVRAVPAFYEHPGFLDAFTAVARPVISDMRADHVLFSFHGVPERHVKKTDATGKHCLTSEGCCDALTDANRHCYRAQCFATARGLAERLGLGPRGQGWSVSFQSRLGRTPWVKPYTDLVLPELAQRGVKRLAVMCPAFVADCLETLEEIGIRAREQFVEAGGEALRLVPSLNAHPTWVDAVVRMVRESDGAPTAAAAPWAAEPTRAR, encoded by the coding sequence ATGGCCACGCCGGGCGCGAAGCGGGGACTGCTGCTCGTCAACCTGGGCACGCCGGACGCGCCGGAGACGGGGCCGGTGCGCCGCTACCTGCGCGAGTTCCTCAGCGACCCGCGCGTGGTGGACATACACCCGGTGGGCCGCTGGCTGTTGCTCAACCTCATCATCCTCCCGGTGCGCCCGGCGAAGAGCGCGGAGGCGTACCGGAAGGTGTGGACGGAGCAGGGCTCGCCGCTGCTGGTGTTCAGCCGGGATTTGACGACCGCGGTGTCCGAGCGGCTGAAGGACGAGTACGAGGTGGCGCTTGCCATGCGCTACGGCAATCCGTCCATTCCGGACGCGGTGGCGGCGCTGCGCGCGCGCGGCGTGTCGGACTTCACCGTGCTGCCGCTGTACCCGCATGAGGCCGCGTCCTCCTCGGCGTCCTCGCTGGCGCGCATCTACGAGGTCATGGCGCAGTCCTGGGACGTGCCCAACGTCCGCGCCGTGCCGGCCTTCTACGAGCACCCGGGCTTCCTGGACGCCTTCACCGCCGTCGCGCGGCCCGTCATCTCAGACATGCGCGCGGACCACGTCCTCTTCAGCTTCCACGGCGTGCCGGAGCGGCACGTGAAGAAGACCGATGCGACGGGGAAGCACTGCCTGACGTCCGAGGGGTGCTGTGATGCGCTGACGGACGCCAACCGCCACTGCTACCGCGCGCAGTGCTTCGCGACGGCGCGCGGGCTGGCGGAGCGGCTGGGGCTGGGCCCGCGGGGGCAGGGCTGGAGCGTGTCCTTCCAGTCTCGGCTGGGGCGCACGCCCTGGGTGAAGCCCTACACGGACCTGGTGCTGCCGGAGCTCGCGCAGCGGGGCGTGAAGCGGCTGGCGGTGATGTGCCCGGCCTTCGTCGCGGACTGCCTGGAGACGCTGGAGGAGATTGGCATCCGCGCCCGCGAGCAGTTCGTGGAAGCGGGGGGCGAGGCCTTGCGGCTCGTCCCCTCGCTCAACGCCCACCCGACGTGGGTGGACGCGGTGGTGCGGATGGTGCGCGAGTCGGACGGGGCGCCTACTGCTGCGGCTGCGCCGTGGGCTGCGGAGCCGACTCGAGCGCGGTGA
- a CDS encoding NAD-dependent epimerase/dehydratase family protein: MRALITGAGGFLGAWLAKALAARGDTVTCLLRPGGDASALAGVTYTRVDGDVTVPASLAPAVVGQDVVFHLAGARRGATREDFMRVNAEGTRHLCDAMVAAGHRPRLVLAGSLAAMGPSSPTRPHVEEDAFHPHEWYGESKAEAERIAFSYGDRLPVTVTRPPRILGPGDRENLTFFKLAKKGIRLELTGGPRPLTLVDVEDVVDLMLLQAEHPKALGEAFFCAGPGAPLTLEAVQDLGAKALGLHPRTVRLSPGVLQALASAADGVSRVTGRKLPLNRKLARQLLAPAWTCSGAKAERLLGFHPRRDLGDSIRRSAEWYRQQGWL; the protein is encoded by the coding sequence ATGAGAGCCCTCATCACCGGTGCCGGAGGCTTCCTCGGAGCCTGGCTGGCGAAAGCCCTGGCGGCGCGCGGGGACACCGTGACGTGCCTCCTGCGCCCTGGAGGTGACGCCTCCGCGCTGGCCGGAGTCACCTATACGCGGGTGGACGGAGACGTGACGGTGCCCGCCTCACTGGCCCCCGCCGTCGTGGGCCAGGACGTCGTCTTCCACCTCGCGGGCGCACGACGCGGCGCGACGCGAGAGGACTTCATGCGCGTCAACGCGGAGGGCACCCGCCATTTGTGCGACGCGATGGTGGCCGCCGGACACCGGCCGCGCCTGGTGCTGGCCGGCTCGCTGGCCGCCATGGGCCCCTCCTCCCCCACCCGCCCCCACGTGGAGGAGGACGCCTTCCACCCCCACGAGTGGTACGGCGAGAGCAAGGCGGAGGCCGAACGCATCGCCTTCTCCTATGGAGACCGGCTGCCGGTGACGGTGACGCGCCCCCCGCGCATCCTCGGCCCGGGGGACAGGGAGAACCTCACCTTCTTCAAGCTGGCGAAGAAGGGCATCCGCCTGGAGCTGACCGGCGGCCCCCGCCCGCTGACCCTGGTGGACGTGGAGGACGTGGTGGACCTCATGCTCCTCCAGGCCGAGCACCCCAAGGCCCTGGGCGAGGCCTTCTTCTGCGCGGGCCCCGGCGCGCCCCTCACCCTGGAAGCGGTGCAGGATTTGGGGGCGAAGGCGCTGGGGCTGCACCCCCGCACGGTGCGTCTGAGCCCCGGGGTGCTCCAGGCCCTGGCCTCGGCGGCGGACGGGGTATCCCGGGTGACGGGCCGGAAGCTGCCCCTGAACCGGAAGCTGGCGCGGCAGCTGCTCGCCCCCGCCTGGACGTGCTCCGGAGCCAAGGCCGAGCGCCTGCTGGGTTTTCACCCACGGCGCGACCTGGGCGACTCCATCCGCCGCAGCGCGGAGTGGTACCGCCAGCAGGGCTGGTTGTAG
- the treY gene encoding malto-oligosyltrehalose synthase, giving the protein MSAEVLAEGLYTRVQGDLDSRPHTPLSTYRVQLHQGFTFQQAREVVPYLARLGVSDFYASPYLKATPGSTHGYDCTDHQQLNPEVGSAEDHAALGSALREHGMGQLLDVVPNHMGIERDNRLWFDVLENGPSSVYAKYFDIDWAPVKEELRDKVLLPILGDQYGIVLERGELKLSFREGAFFINYYDHLLPVAPRQYARILRHGLERLEAKLGAEHACMVELLSVLTAIEHLPARTEVERAKVVERHREKEVIKRRLAAVAAASPEVTAYIEDNVRVFNGEPGNARSFDLLDSVLASSSYRLAHWRVAGEEINYRRFFDINGLAALREEDPDVFQEAHALIFRWLREGSVTGLRIDHPDGLFDPTAYFLDLQERFFLERARALFLKEYGEADTRWSAVETALRERWRAEVTAHPDSPLRKALYVVVEKIQGGRERMPESWAVHGTTGYRFANAVSGIFVQPEAEAALTDIYERFVGERTDFAELVYQKKLLIMRVSMASEINVLAHELNRISEMNRRTRDFTLNSLRRALVEFIALFPVYRTYVDGWRPELDARDVQYVEWTIQRAKEKNATTNASIFDFLRDILLRRYPEHTQEQERAVMLRFAMKLQQVTGPVMAKGLEDTVFYIYNRLVSLNEVGGEPERFGVRATTFHLRNQERAERWPASQLTSSTHDTKRSEDVRARINVLSEVPEEWRKRVKKWSRLVEKFVTALPSGPAPSPNDAYLFFQTVVGAWPMGEGHSKEELRDFQRRVREYMAKAMKEAKVRTSWTNPDGAYDDAVARFVDRCFDEKEGGAFLEDVREFKRHLERAGQHNALGQLLLKLASPGVVDTYQGCELWDLSLVDPDNRRPVDFSRRARFLDALDAEAASDRAGLCTRLTADMADGRVKLFVLAESLRLRQRQPVLFRSGGYRALDLTGPRAKAAVAFSREHGDAVVLACAPRYTLSALDSPEGLSGAYGSTFLDLPEAYAGMMFRSVFTGRQVRPERGPGGVVLPLGPLLAEFPVVLLERSTG; this is encoded by the coding sequence ATGAGCGCGGAGGTCCTGGCCGAGGGCCTCTACACACGTGTGCAGGGGGATTTGGACTCCCGGCCCCACACGCCGCTGTCCACGTATCGGGTCCAGCTCCACCAGGGGTTCACCTTCCAGCAGGCCCGCGAGGTGGTGCCCTACCTCGCCCGGCTGGGGGTCAGCGACTTCTACGCCTCGCCGTACCTCAAGGCGACGCCGGGCAGCACCCACGGCTACGACTGCACGGACCACCAGCAGCTCAACCCGGAGGTGGGCTCGGCGGAGGACCACGCCGCCCTGGGCTCCGCCCTGCGCGAGCACGGCATGGGGCAGCTCCTGGACGTGGTGCCCAACCACATGGGCATCGAGCGGGACAACCGGCTCTGGTTCGACGTGCTGGAGAACGGCCCCTCGTCCGTCTACGCGAAGTACTTCGACATCGACTGGGCGCCGGTGAAGGAGGAGCTGCGCGACAAGGTGCTGCTGCCGATTCTGGGCGACCAGTACGGCATCGTCCTGGAGCGCGGCGAGCTGAAGCTGTCCTTCCGGGAGGGCGCCTTCTTCATCAACTACTACGACCACCTGCTGCCGGTGGCGCCCCGCCAGTACGCGCGCATCCTCCGGCATGGGCTGGAGCGGCTGGAGGCGAAGCTCGGCGCCGAGCACGCGTGCATGGTGGAGCTGCTCTCCGTCCTCACCGCGATTGAGCACCTGCCGGCGCGCACCGAGGTGGAGCGGGCGAAGGTGGTGGAGCGCCACCGGGAGAAGGAGGTCATCAAGCGCCGGCTCGCGGCGGTGGCGGCCGCCAGCCCCGAGGTGACGGCCTACATCGAGGACAACGTCCGCGTCTTCAACGGCGAGCCCGGCAACGCGCGCTCCTTTGATTTGCTCGACTCGGTGCTGGCCTCCAGCAGCTACCGGCTGGCGCACTGGCGCGTGGCGGGGGAGGAAATCAACTACCGCCGCTTCTTCGACATCAACGGCCTGGCCGCCCTCCGCGAGGAGGACCCGGACGTCTTCCAGGAGGCGCACGCGCTCATCTTCCGCTGGCTGCGCGAGGGCAGCGTCACCGGCCTGCGCATCGACCATCCGGACGGCCTGTTCGACCCCACCGCCTACTTCCTCGACTTGCAGGAGCGCTTCTTCCTGGAGCGCGCCCGGGCCCTGTTCCTGAAGGAGTACGGCGAGGCGGACACACGCTGGTCCGCGGTGGAGACGGCGCTGCGCGAGCGCTGGCGCGCGGAGGTGACGGCGCACCCGGACAGCCCGCTGCGCAAGGCGCTGTACGTGGTGGTGGAGAAGATTCAGGGCGGGCGCGAGCGCATGCCCGAGTCCTGGGCCGTGCACGGAACCACCGGGTACCGCTTCGCCAACGCGGTGAGCGGCATCTTCGTCCAGCCGGAGGCGGAGGCTGCCCTCACGGACATCTACGAGCGCTTCGTCGGCGAGAGGACCGACTTCGCGGAGCTCGTCTACCAGAAGAAGCTGCTCATCATGCGCGTGTCCATGGCCAGCGAAATCAACGTGCTGGCCCACGAGCTCAACCGCATCTCCGAGATGAACCGCCGCACGCGCGACTTCACGCTCAACTCGCTGCGGCGCGCGCTGGTGGAGTTCATCGCCCTGTTCCCCGTCTACCGCACCTACGTGGACGGCTGGCGCCCGGAGCTGGACGCGCGCGACGTGCAGTACGTCGAGTGGACGATTCAGCGCGCCAAGGAGAAGAACGCCACCACCAACGCCTCCATCTTCGACTTCCTCCGCGACATCCTCCTGCGCCGCTACCCGGAGCACACCCAGGAGCAGGAGCGCGCCGTCATGCTGCGCTTCGCGATGAAGCTGCAGCAGGTGACGGGGCCCGTCATGGCCAAGGGGCTGGAGGACACCGTCTTCTACATCTACAACCGGCTGGTGAGCCTCAACGAGGTGGGCGGCGAGCCGGAGCGCTTCGGCGTGCGCGCCACCACCTTCCACCTGCGCAACCAGGAGCGCGCGGAGCGCTGGCCGGCGAGCCAGCTCACCTCCAGCACCCACGACACCAAGCGCAGCGAGGACGTGCGCGCCCGCATCAACGTGCTGTCCGAGGTGCCCGAGGAGTGGCGCAAGCGGGTGAAGAAGTGGTCGCGCCTCGTGGAGAAGTTCGTCACCGCGCTGCCCTCCGGCCCCGCGCCCTCGCCCAATGACGCGTACCTCTTCTTCCAGACGGTGGTGGGCGCCTGGCCCATGGGCGAGGGCCACTCGAAGGAGGAGCTGCGGGACTTCCAGCGCCGGGTGCGCGAGTACATGGCCAAGGCCATGAAGGAGGCCAAGGTCCGCACCTCGTGGACCAACCCGGACGGCGCCTACGACGACGCGGTGGCGCGCTTCGTGGACCGCTGCTTCGACGAGAAGGAGGGCGGCGCCTTCCTGGAGGACGTGCGCGAATTCAAGCGGCACCTCGAGCGCGCGGGGCAGCACAACGCCCTGGGCCAGCTCCTCTTGAAGCTGGCCTCGCCCGGCGTGGTGGACACGTACCAGGGCTGCGAGCTGTGGGATTTGTCCCTCGTCGACCCGGACAACCGGCGGCCGGTGGACTTCTCGCGGCGCGCGCGGTTCCTGGATGCGTTGGACGCGGAGGCCGCCAGCGACAGGGCCGGGCTGTGCACGCGGCTGACGGCGGACATGGCTGACGGCCGCGTGAAGCTCTTCGTCCTCGCCGAGTCGCTGCGGCTGCGCCAGCGCCAGCCGGTGCTGTTCCGCTCCGGCGGCTACCGTGCGCTGGACCTGACGGGCCCCCGCGCGAAGGCGGCCGTCGCCTTCTCCCGCGAGCACGGGGACGCGGTGGTGCTGGCCTGTGCACCGCGTTACACCTTGTCTGCTCTGGATTCCCCGGAAGGACTGTCTGGCGCGTACGGGAGCACGTTCCTCGACCTTCCCGAGGCATATGCGGGCATGATGTTCCGCAGTGTGTTCACCGGGCGTCAGGTGCGGCCGGAGCGTGGGCCGGGCGGCGTGGTGCTGCCCCTCGGACCGCTCCTGGCGGAGTTCCCGGTGGTGTTGTTGGAGAGGAGCACGGGATGA